The Aureimonas mangrovi genome includes a region encoding these proteins:
- a CDS encoding S-(hydroxymethyl)glutathione dehydrogenase/class III alcohol dehydrogenase translates to MQTRAAVAWEAAKPLTIETVEIGGPKAGEVLVEIMATGVCHTDAYTLSGLDSEGKFPAILGHEGAGIVREVGAGVTSVKPGDHVIPLYTPECRQCKSCLSRRTNLCTAIRSTQGQGVMPDGTSRFSCEGGEVFHYMGCSTFANFTVLPEIAVAKVREDAPFDKICYIGCGVTTGIGAVIYTAKVWPGANVVVFGLGGIGLNVIQGAKMVGADRIIGVDINPSKVEMAKKFGMTDFVNPREVGNDKVVQAIQDLTGGGADFSFDATGNTAVMRQALECCHRGWGESIVIGVAEAGKEIATRPFQLVTGRVWKGTAFGGARGRTDVPKIVDWYMDGKINIDDLITHTMPLDEINTAFDLMHEGKSIRSVVIY, encoded by the coding sequence ATGCAGACACGTGCCGCTGTCGCCTGGGAAGCCGCAAAGCCATTGACCATCGAGACCGTCGAGATCGGCGGGCCGAAGGCCGGCGAAGTCCTCGTCGAGATCATGGCGACGGGCGTCTGCCACACCGACGCCTACACGCTCTCGGGGCTCGATTCGGAAGGAAAGTTCCCGGCGATCCTCGGCCACGAGGGCGCGGGCATTGTGCGCGAAGTCGGCGCGGGCGTGACCTCCGTGAAGCCGGGCGATCATGTGATCCCGCTCTACACGCCCGAATGCCGCCAGTGCAAAAGCTGCCTGTCGCGCCGCACGAACCTGTGCACCGCCATCCGCTCCACACAGGGGCAGGGCGTGATGCCGGACGGCACGTCGCGCTTCTCCTGCGAAGGCGGCGAGGTGTTCCACTACATGGGCTGCTCGACCTTCGCCAACTTCACCGTCCTGCCGGAGATCGCGGTGGCGAAGGTGCGCGAGGACGCCCCCTTCGACAAGATCTGCTACATCGGCTGCGGCGTGACGACGGGCATCGGCGCGGTGATCTACACGGCCAAGGTCTGGCCGGGCGCGAACGTCGTCGTCTTCGGCCTCGGCGGCATCGGGCTCAACGTCATCCAGGGCGCGAAGATGGTGGGTGCCGACAGGATCATCGGCGTCGACATCAATCCGAGCAAGGTGGAGATGGCGAAGAAGTTCGGCATGACCGACTTCGTCAATCCGCGCGAGGTCGGCAACGACAAGGTCGTGCAGGCGATCCAGGATCTCACCGGCGGCGGGGCGGACTTCTCCTTCGACGCGACAGGCAACACGGCCGTGATGCGCCAGGCGCTGGAATGCTGCCATCGCGGCTGGGGCGAATCGATCGTCATCGGCGTCGCGGAAGCGGGCAAGGAGATCGCCACGCGCCCCTTCCAGCTCGTCACCGGCCGCGTCTGGAAGGGCACGGCCTTCGGTGGCGCGCGCGGGCGCACGGACGTTCCGAAGATCGTCGACTGGTACATGGACGGCAAGATCAACATCGACGATCTGATCACCCACACCATGCCGCTGGACGAGATCAACACCGCCTTCGACCTCATGCACGAGGGAAAGTCGATCCGCTCGGTGGTCATCTACTGA
- a CDS encoding BrnT family toxin yields MEIGYDPAKRRKTLDERGIDFVDAVLVFAGATLTLEDVRFDYGEARFQTYGVLRERIVMVVWTARGESRHVISMRHCHEREARKVREQLDRPR; encoded by the coding sequence ATGGAGATCGGCTACGATCCGGCCAAGCGCCGGAAGACGCTGGACGAGCGCGGCATCGATTTCGTGGATGCCGTGCTTGTCTTCGCCGGGGCGACGCTGACGCTTGAGGATGTGCGCTTCGACTATGGCGAAGCGCGATTTCAGACGTACGGCGTCCTTCGCGAGCGGATCGTGATGGTCGTCTGGACGGCAAGGGGCGAAAGCCGGCACGTCATTTCGATGAGGCACTGCCATGAGCGCGAAGCCAGAAAAGTCCGAGAGCAGCTGGATCGACCCCGATGA
- a CDS encoding BrnA antitoxin family protein: MFERADLYHGETLIRRGRPKVEHPKQRVTLRLDEDVVSALRASGRGWQTRVNQALREWIEKGAAAR, translated from the coding sequence ATGTTCGAGCGTGCCGATCTCTACCACGGGGAGACGCTGATCCGGCGCGGCCGTCCAAAGGTCGAGCATCCCAAGCAGCGCGTGACGCTTCGGCTGGACGAGGACGTCGTCTCGGCCCTTCGCGCTTCCGGCCGTGGTTGGCAGACGCGTGTCAACCAGGCCCTGCGCGAGTGGATCGAGAAGGGCGCGGCAGCGCGGTGA
- a CDS encoding GNAT family N-acetyltransferase, with amino-acid sequence MTGDRSRCDEDWRWSRFGDLSGREVHDLLKLRVEVFVVEQACAFAEIDGLDIEALHLRVLCEHTLAGCLRILADDDGAPRIGRIVTSPSARGSGLGHRMMEAAVARCTELHPGEAIVLSAQAHLQNFYAAHGFIPASGAYLEDGIAHVDMRRPA; translated from the coding sequence GTGACGGGCGACCGAAGCAGGTGCGACGAGGATTGGCGCTGGTCACGTTTCGGCGATCTTTCGGGCCGCGAGGTTCACGACCTCCTGAAGCTGCGCGTGGAGGTCTTCGTTGTCGAGCAGGCCTGTGCTTTTGCCGAGATCGATGGTCTCGACATCGAGGCCCTGCATCTGCGCGTCCTTTGCGAGCACACGCTCGCGGGATGCCTGCGCATCCTCGCCGACGATGACGGCGCGCCGCGTATCGGGCGCATCGTCACCTCGCCTTCTGCGCGGGGGTCGGGGCTCGGTCATCGCATGATGGAGGCCGCCGTCGCCCGCTGCACCGAACTGCATCCCGGCGAAGCCATCGTGCTATCCGCGCAGGCCCATCTGCAGAACTTCTACGCCGCGCACGGTTTCATCCCCGCCTCCGGTGCCTATCTGGAGGACGGCATTGCCCATGTGGACATGCGCCGGCCGGCGTGA
- the fghA gene encoding S-formylglutathione hydrolase, whose amino-acid sequence METISTSKAHGGTQGVYRHRSRTTDCDMTFAVFVPEHQAGQKLPVVWFLSGLTCTHQNAMDKGEYRRAAAEHGLIVVLPDTSPRGDHVPDDKDDWKFGSGAGFYVDATQAPYAENYRMYSYVTEELPAYLAVNFPADTDRMAIMGHSMGGHGALTIALKNPEFYRSCSALAPIVKPTAAGWSRPALDRYLGHDERAQRAYDACLLIEDGKRFPEFYVDQGSADTFLEDGLKPELLKEACEKAGIPLTLNMREGYDHSYNFISTFMGDHLAYHAGRLRG is encoded by the coding sequence GTGGAGACCATCTCGACGTCGAAGGCGCATGGCGGAACACAGGGCGTCTATCGCCACCGCTCGCGCACCACCGATTGCGACATGACCTTCGCGGTCTTCGTTCCAGAGCATCAAGCCGGGCAGAAACTGCCCGTCGTGTGGTTTCTTTCAGGTCTCACCTGCACGCACCAGAACGCCATGGACAAGGGTGAGTACCGCAGGGCGGCCGCGGAGCACGGGCTGATCGTCGTGCTGCCCGACACGAGCCCGCGCGGAGACCATGTGCCCGACGACAAGGACGATTGGAAGTTCGGCTCCGGTGCCGGTTTCTACGTCGACGCGACGCAGGCGCCCTACGCCGAGAACTATCGCATGTACTCCTACGTCACCGAGGAACTGCCGGCCTATCTCGCGGTCAACTTCCCGGCCGACACCGACCGCATGGCGATCATGGGCCATTCGATGGGCGGTCACGGCGCGCTGACGATCGCCCTGAAGAACCCCGAGTTCTATCGCAGCTGCTCGGCGCTCGCCCCGATCGTCAAGCCGACGGCGGCGGGCTGGTCGCGCCCTGCGCTCGACCGGTATCTCGGCCATGACGAGCGGGCGCAGCGGGCCTACGATGCCTGTCTCCTGATCGAGGACGGCAAGCGGTTTCCCGAATTCTACGTCGACCAGGGAAGCGCCGATACATTCCTCGAGGACGGGCTGAAGCCCGAGCTACTGAAAGAGGCCTGTGAAAAGGCGGGCATCCCCCTGACGCTGAACATGCGGGAAGGGTACGACCACTCCTACAATTTCATCTCGACCTTCATGGGCGATCATCTGGCGTATCACGCCGGGCGCCTTCGAGGCTGA
- the gndA gene encoding NADP-dependent phosphogluconate dehydrogenase — MAQAATKIGVVGLGTMGANLVLNIASHGFGTTGFDPVPDKVADLAKAVGGIGGSYVSVGSLSEMVQAIEAPRIVLMMVPAGPIVDQQIEALTPLLSKGDIIVDAGNTDFNDTIRRTKALEGSGLLYCGIGVSGGELGARYGASIMAGGPPEAYAILEPILSAIAARHEGEPCVAYLGTDGAGNFVKTIHNGIEYADMQMIAEIYGIMRDGLNLDNAAMSKIFSRWNEGGLQSYLIEITGVVLAEKDPETGKDLVDLIVDSAGQKGTGRWAVIEAQKLGAGATTLEAAVSARSISSRLQERAQAAEVYAGLTATQPEFAGDDAGIAELEAALETAKIIAYAQGFAVMQTASKDYGWELPLGTIARIWRAGCIIRSRFLDDIAAGYDKGSVANLLLAPDFVERVSKGEGALRRTVSRATLAGLPVPALSAALAYFDDYRRARGTANLTQGQRDLFGAHTFQRTDREGTFHHKWPAV, encoded by the coding sequence ATGGCACAGGCGGCGACGAAGATCGGCGTGGTGGGGCTCGGCACGATGGGCGCGAATCTCGTGCTCAACATCGCCAGCCACGGTTTCGGGACGACGGGCTTCGACCCCGTGCCCGATAAGGTTGCGGACCTGGCGAAGGCGGTCGGCGGGATCGGCGGCAGCTACGTGTCGGTCGGCTCGCTCTCCGAGATGGTGCAGGCGATCGAAGCGCCGCGCATCGTCCTGATGATGGTGCCGGCCGGCCCCATCGTCGACCAGCAGATCGAGGCTCTGACGCCGCTCCTGTCAAAGGGCGACATCATCGTCGACGCCGGCAACACCGATTTCAACGACACGATCCGGCGCACCAAGGCGCTGGAGGGCTCGGGTCTGCTTTACTGCGGCATCGGCGTTTCGGGCGGCGAACTCGGCGCGCGCTACGGCGCCTCGATCATGGCCGGCGGCCCGCCGGAAGCCTACGCCATCCTCGAACCGATCCTCAGCGCGATCGCCGCGCGGCACGAAGGCGAGCCCTGCGTGGCCTATCTGGGGACCGACGGGGCCGGCAATTTCGTCAAGACCATCCACAACGGCATCGAATATGCCGACATGCAGATGATCGCCGAGATCTACGGCATCATGCGCGACGGGCTGAATCTCGACAACGCGGCGATGTCGAAGATCTTCTCGCGCTGGAACGAGGGCGGGCTGCAGTCCTATCTCATCGAGATAACCGGGGTCGTTCTGGCCGAGAAGGACCCCGAGACGGGCAAGGACCTCGTCGACCTGATCGTCGATTCGGCCGGTCAGAAGGGTACGGGCCGCTGGGCCGTGATCGAGGCGCAGAAGCTCGGTGCGGGCGCGACGACGCTGGAGGCCGCCGTCTCGGCGCGCTCGATTTCGTCGCGCCTTCAGGAGCGGGCCCAGGCCGCCGAAGTCTATGCCGGCCTCACCGCCACGCAGCCGGAGTTTGCCGGTGACGACGCGGGTATCGCCGAACTGGAGGCGGCACTGGAAACCGCTAAGATCATCGCCTATGCGCAAGGCTTCGCGGTGATGCAGACCGCGTCGAAGGATTACGGCTGGGAACTGCCGCTCGGCACCATCGCCCGGATCTGGCGTGCCGGCTGCATCATCCGCTCGCGCTTCCTCGACGACATCGCGGCCGGCTACGACAAAGGCTCGGTGGCGAACCTGCTTCTGGCGCCAGACTTCGTCGAGCGCGTCTCGAAGGGCGAGGGCGCCCTGCGGCGCACCGTCTCGCGCGCCACGCTGGCCGGCCTGCCGGTGCCGGCGCTTTCGGCGGCGCTCGCCTATTTCGACGACTACCGGCGCGCGCGCGGTACGGCGAACCTCACGCAGGGACAACGCGATCTCTTCGGCGCGCACACCTTCCAACGTACCGATCGCGAAGGCACTTTCCATCACAAATGGCCGGCGGTCTGA
- a CDS encoding pseudouridine synthase, with product MKTPTARLDKLLSGMGYASRREIQMLARNGRIRLDGAPLSAGDERLKLTPDLEDRLDVDGEGLDPLPGFALMLHKPLGVTCSHKEAGPLVYDLLPARWRRREPAISTVGRLDKETSGLLLMTDDGALLHRIISPRRHVPKRYRAHLARPLEGTEAAAFASGTLMLEGEDKPLKPAELEPVGEREAVLTVHEGRYHQVRRMFAALGNHVEALHRERIGGLDLPEDLAAGQWRRLTVEDIAAIFLAPSSDTR from the coding sequence ATGAAGACGCCGACAGCACGCCTCGACAAGCTTCTGTCTGGCATGGGCTACGCCTCGCGGCGCGAGATCCAGATGCTGGCGAGAAACGGGCGCATCCGCCTCGACGGCGCGCCGCTGTCCGCCGGCGACGAGCGGCTGAAGCTGACGCCCGATCTGGAGGACCGCCTCGACGTGGACGGCGAGGGGCTCGACCCGCTGCCGGGCTTTGCGCTGATGCTGCACAAGCCGCTCGGCGTGACCTGCTCGCACAAGGAGGCCGGGCCGCTCGTCTACGATCTTCTGCCGGCGCGCTGGCGGCGGCGCGAGCCTGCGATCTCCACGGTCGGCCGGCTCGACAAGGAGACCTCGGGCCTGCTCCTGATGACGGACGACGGGGCGCTCCTGCACCGCATCATCTCGCCGCGCCGGCACGTGCCCAAGCGCTACCGCGCGCATCTCGCACGCCCGCTGGAGGGCACGGAGGCGGCGGCGTTCGCCAGCGGAACCTTGATGCTGGAGGGCGAGGACAAGCCGCTCAAGCCCGCCGAACTGGAGCCTGTCGGCGAGCGCGAGGCGGTGCTGACGGTCCACGAAGGACGCTACCATCAGGTGCGCCGCATGTTCGCCGCGCTCGGCAACCATGTGGAGGCGCTGCACCGCGAGCGCATCGGCGGGCTCGACCTTCCCGAAGACCTCGCGGCCGGGCAATGGCGCCGGCTCACGGTGGAGGATATCGCCGCGATCTTTTTGGCGCCTTCTTCCGATACGCGGTAA
- a CDS encoding class I SAM-dependent methyltransferase, with amino-acid sequence MTLSASSAPAVRQAVYGEPDPGLVDVDASAAQLSPFREGSLDIAGLPDESLETIVVAAPPGAAERRFVLAHALRALRPSGRLTALAAKDKGGARIAGELEAFGCAVSERFKARQRICECERPLELAAGLDPAIAQGAPRFDEALGLWSQPGVFSFDRIDPGSALLMSHLPTLKGRGADLGAGLGILSRAILASEAVTSLTLVEIDRRAAEAARRNVVDPRATILWADARRSALSGLDFVVTNPPFHAEGAEDKSLGQEFVRAAAAMLARGGTLHLVANRHLPYEAVLRAAFRSVETVAEGGGYKIFEARKG; translated from the coding sequence GTGACCCTTTCCGCCTCCTCCGCACCCGCCGTCCGCCAGGCCGTCTATGGCGAGCCCGACCCCGGTCTCGTCGATGTCGACGCGTCAGCCGCGCAGCTCTCGCCGTTTCGCGAGGGCTCGCTCGACATCGCCGGCCTTCCCGACGAAAGCCTGGAAACGATCGTCGTCGCCGCGCCGCCCGGTGCTGCCGAACGCCGCTTCGTCCTCGCCCACGCCCTGCGCGCGCTCAGGCCCAGCGGACGCCTGACGGCCCTGGCAGCCAAGGACAAGGGCGGCGCGCGCATCGCGGGCGAATTGGAAGCCTTCGGCTGCGCCGTGTCCGAGCGCTTCAAGGCGCGCCAGCGCATCTGCGAGTGCGAGCGGCCCTTGGAACTTGCAGCAGGTCTCGACCCGGCCATCGCGCAAGGGGCACCGCGTTTCGACGAGGCGCTCGGCCTGTGGTCGCAGCCCGGCGTCTTCTCGTTCGACCGGATCGACCCCGGCAGCGCGCTGCTTATGTCCCACCTGCCGACCCTCAAGGGTCGTGGAGCCGATCTCGGCGCTGGGCTCGGAATCCTGTCGCGCGCGATCCTGGCGAGCGAGGCCGTCACGTCCCTGACCCTCGTCGAGATCGACCGCCGGGCCGCCGAGGCGGCGCGCCGCAACGTTGTCGATCCGCGTGCGACCATCCTGTGGGCGGACGCTCGCCGCAGCGCCCTCTCCGGTCTCGATTTCGTCGTGACGAACCCGCCCTTCCACGCCGAGGGCGCCGAGGACAAGTCGCTGGGGCAGGAGTTCGTTCGCGCGGCCGCCGCGATGCTCGCCCGTGGCGGCACATTGCATCTCGTCGCCAATCGGCACCTGCCCTACGAAGCGGTGCTGCGCGCCGCCTTCCGCAGCGTCGAAACGGTCGCCGAGGGCGGCGGCTACAAGATCTTCGAGGCGCGCAAGGGATGA
- a CDS encoding CaiB/BaiF CoA transferase family protein: MTDAALAAPPLQGIRVLELARILAGPWIGQTLADLGADVIKIESPAGDDTRAWGPPFIENEGERAAAYFHACNRGKRSVTADFTSAEGRALVLDLVREADVLIENFKVGGLKKYGLDYASLREINRRLVYCSVTGFGQDGPYAARAGYDFMIQGMGGIMDLTGDPAGEPQKIGVAFADIFTGLYGVVAIQAALLRRERLGVGDHIDMALMDCMTGVLANQALNHFAGATPTRMGNAHPNIVPYQTFAVADGHVIVACGNDRQFAKLAAILGLADLPADPRAATNEARVANRAEVVAILAQAIAGWERDPLLAGLEAAGVPAGPINTVADVFEDPQVLHRAMRIEAKGVPGLRTPIRFTDATLALDEPSPRLGADRPRWRGPSLT; this comes from the coding sequence ATGACCGACGCCGCGCTCGCCGCCCCGCCGTTGCAGGGCATCAGGGTCCTGGAGCTCGCCCGCATCCTCGCGGGTCCCTGGATCGGGCAGACGCTGGCCGACCTCGGCGCTGACGTCATCAAGATCGAGAGCCCGGCGGGGGACGACACGCGCGCCTGGGGGCCGCCCTTCATCGAGAACGAGGGCGAACGAGCCGCGGCCTATTTCCACGCCTGCAACCGCGGCAAGCGCTCCGTGACCGCTGATTTCACCAGCGCGGAAGGCCGTGCGCTCGTCCTCGACCTCGTTCGCGAGGCGGACGTCCTCATCGAGAACTTCAAGGTGGGCGGCCTGAAGAAGTACGGTCTCGACTATGCGAGCCTGCGCGAGATCAACCGGCGCCTCGTCTACTGCTCGGTGACGGGGTTCGGGCAGGACGGCCCCTATGCGGCGCGCGCGGGCTACGATTTCATGATCCAGGGGATGGGCGGGATCATGGACCTGACGGGCGACCCGGCCGGCGAGCCGCAGAAGATCGGCGTCGCCTTCGCCGACATCTTCACCGGGCTCTACGGCGTGGTGGCGATCCAGGCGGCCCTCCTGCGCCGCGAGCGCCTCGGCGTCGGCGACCATATCGACATGGCGCTGATGGACTGCATGACGGGTGTCCTCGCCAATCAGGCGCTCAACCATTTCGCCGGCGCGACGCCGACCCGCATGGGCAATGCGCATCCCAACATCGTGCCCTACCAGACCTTCGCCGTCGCCGACGGGCACGTCATCGTCGCCTGCGGCAACGATCGCCAGTTCGCAAAGCTCGCCGCGATCCTCGGCCTTGCCGACCTGCCGGCGGACCCGCGCGCGGCGACCAACGAGGCGCGTGTCGCAAACCGCGCCGAGGTGGTCGCGATCCTCGCGCAGGCGATCGCCGGCTGGGAGCGCGATCCGCTGCTGGCAGGTCTCGAGGCGGCAGGCGTGCCGGCCGGTCCCATCAACACGGTCGCAGACGTGTTCGAGGACCCGCAGGTCCTCCATCGCGCTATGCGCATCGAGGCGAAGGGGGTGCCGGGCCTGCGCACGCCGATCCGGTTCACAGACGCGACGCTCGCGCTTGACGAGCCATCTCCGCGCCTCGGCGCCGACAGGCCGCGGTGGCGCGGTCCGTCTTTGACGTAA
- a CDS encoding long-chain-fatty-acid--CoA ligase, whose product MNKPWLQNYPEGVPAELPEIPYRSLSELLQEAFGRHGEKPAFKFMGRTMTYRELDEASRVFAAYLQSTGLQPGDRVALMMPNVLQYPVAVAGVLRAGMVVVNTNPLYTPRELEHQLKDSGAKAIVILENMAKTLEACRSKVPVEHVVVASVGDMLPAVKGFVVNLVLRHVKKMVPAFSLPGSITWKEAMGRGKGARFTPVETGPEDVAVLQYTGGTTGVSKGATLTNSNVVSNVLQAEAWHEPAMSLIETEEQPNTVCALPLYHIFGFTVNMMLAGRTGGCNILIINPRDIPAVIKELKAHKFHLFPAVNTLFGAIARHPDAKTVDWSTLKLSVGGGMAVQPATAKLWLETTGCPICEGYGLSETSPVATCNVVTSTAFTGTIGFPVPSTEAKIIDEDERELPQGERGEIVIRGPQVMKGYWNRPEETAKVFTHDGFFRTGDIGTIDERGAIKIVDRKKDMINVSGFNVYPNEIEEIVTHMPGVVEAAAVGIEDENSGEAVKLYVVRSDPSITEEQVKAYCRENMTGYKRPKAVEFRDELPKTGVGKVLRRALRD is encoded by the coding sequence ATGAACAAGCCGTGGCTGCAGAACTACCCCGAGGGCGTGCCGGCCGAACTGCCGGAAATTCCCTATCGCTCGCTTTCCGAACTCCTCCAGGAAGCGTTCGGTCGCCATGGCGAGAAGCCGGCCTTCAAGTTCATGGGCCGCACGATGACCTATCGCGAGCTCGACGAGGCTTCGCGCGTCTTTGCGGCCTATCTGCAGTCGACCGGGCTCCAGCCCGGCGATCGCGTGGCGCTGATGATGCCGAACGTCCTGCAATATCCGGTGGCGGTGGCGGGCGTGCTGCGCGCCGGGATGGTGGTGGTCAACACCAATCCGCTCTACACGCCGCGCGAACTGGAGCACCAGCTCAAGGATTCCGGCGCCAAGGCCATCGTCATCCTCGAGAACATGGCCAAGACGCTCGAGGCATGCCGCTCGAAGGTGCCGGTCGAACACGTCGTCGTCGCCTCGGTGGGCGACATGCTGCCGGCCGTGAAAGGCTTCGTCGTCAACCTCGTGCTGCGGCACGTGAAGAAGATGGTGCCGGCCTTCTCGCTGCCGGGCTCGATCACCTGGAAGGAGGCCATGGGCCGCGGCAAGGGCGCGCGCTTCACACCTGTGGAGACCGGCCCGGAAGACGTCGCCGTCCTCCAGTATACGGGCGGCACGACCGGTGTCTCGAAGGGGGCGACGCTCACCAACTCGAACGTCGTCTCGAACGTCCTGCAGGCCGAGGCGTGGCACGAGCCGGCCATGAGCCTGATCGAGACCGAAGAGCAGCCCAACACCGTGTGCGCGCTACCACTCTACCATATTTTCGGCTTCACCGTGAACATGATGCTGGCCGGGCGCACGGGAGGCTGCAACATCCTGATCATCAATCCGCGCGACATACCGGCGGTGATCAAGGAACTGAAGGCCCACAAGTTCCACCTCTTCCCGGCGGTCAACACGCTGTTCGGGGCGATCGCGCGGCATCCGGACGCGAAGACCGTGGACTGGTCGACGCTGAAACTCTCGGTCGGCGGCGGCATGGCCGTGCAGCCCGCAACGGCCAAGCTCTGGCTGGAGACGACCGGCTGCCCGATCTGCGAGGGCTACGGCCTTTCAGAGACGTCGCCGGTGGCGACGTGCAACGTCGTGACCTCGACCGCCTTCACCGGCACGATCGGCTTTCCGGTGCCCTCGACGGAGGCCAAGATCATCGACGAGGACGAGCGCGAGCTGCCGCAGGGCGAGCGCGGCGAGATCGTCATCCGCGGGCCTCAGGTGATGAAGGGCTACTGGAACCGGCCGGAGGAGACCGCGAAAGTCTTCACCCATGACGGCTTCTTCCGCACCGGCGACATCGGGACGATCGACGAGCGCGGGGCGATCAAGATCGTCGACCGCAAGAAGGACATGATCAATGTCTCCGGCTTCAACGTCTATCCGAACGAGATCGAGGAGATCGTCACCCATATGCCGGGCGTCGTCGAGGCAGCGGCTGTCGGCATTGAGGACGAGAACTCCGGCGAGGCCGTGAAGCTCTACGTCGTGAGGAGCGACCCTTCGATCACGGAAGAGCAGGTGAAGGCCTACTGCCGAGAGAACATGACGGGCTACAAACGGCCGAAGGCGGTGGAATTCCGCGACGAGTTGCCGAAGACCGGCGTCGGCAAGGTGCTGCGCCGCGCGCTCAGGGACTGA
- a CDS encoding aldo/keto reductase, with product MQNETLKIDRRSFLGAAGVAAGATAMGIATAATGPVYAQAGAQAPEAADPQLSEPVITRQIGRTGRSVTALGLGTFLTFDLLPGDPRDRLREVVSRYVAGGGGLIDTSPLYGSAEVTVGAFLSELPGTGDVFLANKIWSTGSYLGDTSHATASLEQSRLRTWRPVIDLMQCHSITNAGVVLPLLQAWKREGLVGHVGVTHHEASYQGELADIVERGAVDVVQTNYSIFDRAAEERLLPAASDQGVGVLVNLPLEKARLTHIVEGHALPDFAAEFGATSWAQFFLKWVIAHPAVTCVLCGTSNPDHMSDNLHAMRGPLPDEAMRRRMVRHMETIPGFDAIGTMAWYPGKGDLYRGQIRESQALAQRRLGG from the coding sequence ATGCAGAACGAAACCCTGAAGATCGATCGTCGCAGCTTTCTCGGAGCAGCGGGCGTGGCGGCAGGGGCCACCGCGATGGGGATCGCCACGGCCGCAACCGGCCCCGTCTACGCGCAGGCCGGCGCGCAGGCTCCTGAAGCTGCGGATCCGCAGCTCTCGGAACCCGTCATCACCCGCCAGATCGGGCGAACGGGGCGCAGCGTCACGGCGCTTGGCCTCGGCACGTTCCTGACCTTCGACCTCTTGCCGGGAGATCCGCGCGATCGGCTGCGCGAGGTGGTCTCACGCTACGTGGCCGGCGGCGGCGGTCTCATCGACACCTCGCCTCTCTACGGCTCGGCGGAGGTGACCGTCGGCGCGTTCCTTTCCGAACTGCCGGGCACGGGGGACGTGTTCCTTGCCAACAAGATCTGGTCGACCGGCTCGTATCTCGGCGACACCAGCCATGCGACGGCGAGCCTCGAGCAATCCCGGCTGCGCACCTGGCGGCCGGTGATTGACCTGATGCAATGCCACTCCATCACCAATGCCGGCGTCGTCCTTCCGCTTCTTCAGGCCTGGAAACGGGAGGGGCTCGTCGGCCACGTCGGCGTCACGCATCATGAAGCCTCCTACCAGGGCGAACTGGCAGACATCGTCGAGCGGGGCGCGGTGGACGTCGTCCAGACGAACTATTCGATCTTCGACCGGGCGGCGGAGGAGCGGCTTCTGCCTGCCGCATCCGATCAGGGCGTCGGCGTCCTGGTGAACCTCCCGCTGGAGAAGGCGCGCCTGACGCATATCGTCGAGGGGCACGCGCTTCCGGATTTCGCCGCCGAGTTCGGAGCCACGAGCTGGGCGCAGTTCTTCCTCAAATGGGTTATCGCACATCCGGCGGTGACCTGCGTTCTATGCGGCACGTCCAACCCGGACCACATGTCCGACAATCTCCACGCAATGCGCGGTCCTCTGCCCGACGAGGCGATGCGCCGGCGCATGGTGCGTCACATGGAGACGATCCCCGGCTTTGATGCGATCGGAACCATGGCCTGGTATCCGGGTAAGGGCGATCTGTATCGAGGACAAATCCGGGAGTCGCAGGCGCTGGCACAGCGCCGGCTCGGAGGCTGA